The genomic stretch TCTCTCCATGCGGGTCTCGCCTTCTCCAATGCAAGCCTCGGGGCCGTTCATGCCATGGCGCATGCCCTAGGCGGTTACCTGGATATTGCGCACGGGTGCGCCAACGCCCTCCTCCTCGAGCATGTGGTCGCCTATAATTATCCCGCTGCACGTGAGCGATATACGGATATCGCACGGATTATGGGCGGTACCGGTCAGGGCGGGGCGGACGAACTCGCATCCCTCATCCGGGAGTTCAGGCACTCGGTCGGTATCGGCGGCACCATCCATGATATCGGGGTTGGAAGGTCGGATATTCAGGCGCTGGCGGTTCGGGCGGCCGCTGATCCCTGCCTGGCGACCAATCCGCGCACCGCCACCATCGAGGATCTTGAAGGTATCTATGAAGCGGCACTCTGACCCTGCTGATCGGGATGATTTAAGGGACCGGATTATCGGTCTCGGTGAACGCTCGATTCACAAGAGCTATTATCCCGAGCTGCAGAAGCGGATGGCGGATCTTGAACGCTTCAGGGCCCTCCTCGATCAGAGCGGGGACGCATTTTACCTGGTCGATGCCGCCACCGGCGTGGTTGCGGACGCCAACCGTTCGGCATGGGAGATGACCGGGTACCTCAGGCATGCGGTTATCGGGGCGTATTTCCCCTACCTGATACCGCCGAACGGAAGGGGCCGGATCGGTGCCCTGTTTTCAGGGCGGCACCGGGATGGCGAGGCCCCGGCGCCGCTCGTCGCCGCCCTCCAGCGGGTGGACGGGGGGCGGATTCCGGTTGAGATCAGCCTCAGGTATGTCCGGTTCGGCGACTGCCTCTATCTTGTCGCCGTCGCCCGCGACATCAGCGACCGTCTGGAGGCAGAGCGTGAGCTCAGGATCAAGGAGGGGGCGATCGAGTCATCGACCGACGGCATCCTGATCACCGATCTGGACGGGGGGATCATCTATGCGAACCGCGCCTGTCTGCGGATGTTCGGGGCCGGTGCCAGGGAATCCCTCAGAGGTGTGGATTTCGGGAAATTTTTTGTGAATGGTGGGGATGCCCTCCAGATCCGGGAAGGTCTCTCCCGTGAGTCCTCGATCGAGGGCGATTTTGCCGGGCGGAGGCAAGACGGCAGTGTCTTCGACATTGCCGTATCTGGTTCGTTTGTGCGGGACGAACAGGGGCGCCCCTTCTGTTCGATGATGATCTGCCGGGACATCACCGAGAGGAAGGCGGTCGAGGAGATGAAGAGCCGGGCCTATGAACAACTCGAACGGAATATCGAGCAATTCGCAGTGCTGGGCGACCATATCAGAAATCCCCTGCAGGTGATCGTCGGGATCGCCAGCATGATCGAGCATCCGATGGCAGAGGAGATCCTGCGCCACTCCTACCAGATCGACGAGATCATCAAGAAGCTCGATTGCGGCTGGGTGGAGTCTGAGAACGTCCGCCAGTACCTCCGGCGCCGCGAACAGATCGACCTCTAGCGGCCCCATACATAAAACCCATATCCCTCCCTCCCCTATACCTACAGGATTGTACATGCGCATTCCGATCAGCGACGTAACACCCGAGTGCGGGCGTGCCGAGATTGCCGGATGGGTCCATGAGGTCAGGGACCTCGGCGGTCTAACCTTCCTCCTCATCCGCGACCGCACCGGTATCATCCAGGTCACCATTGTCAAGAAAAAAGCGCCTGCAGAGGTGCTCGAAGCCGTAAAAGCCGTTTCACGTGAATCGGTCGTCCGGGTCGCCGGCACTGTGAAGGCGATCGACAAGGCTCCTGGCGGCCGCGAACTCAATCCCGAGACCTTTGCGATCGTCTCTGTTGCCGAAAGCCCCCTCCCCCTCGACGTGGTCGAGAAGGTGCCGGCCGATCTGGACACCAGACTCGACGCACGCTTCCTTGACGTGAGAAAACCCCGGGTGGCGGCGGTCTTCAAGGTGAGGAGCACCGTCACCTCCGCCACCTATGATTTCCTCTCGCAGCGCGGATTTTTCAATATCGCCACTCCCAAAGTC from Methanofollis fontis encodes the following:
- a CDS encoding PAS domain-containing protein; the protein is MKRHSDPADRDDLRDRIIGLGERSIHKSYYPELQKRMADLERFRALLDQSGDAFYLVDAATGVVADANRSAWEMTGYLRHAVIGAYFPYLIPPNGRGRIGALFSGRHRDGEAPAPLVAALQRVDGGRIPVEISLRYVRFGDCLYLVAVARDISDRLEAERELRIKEGAIESSTDGILITDLDGGIIYANRACLRMFGAGARESLRGVDFGKFFVNGGDALQIREGLSRESSIEGDFAGRRQDGSVFDIAVSGSFVRDEQGRPFCSMMICRDITERKAVEEMKSRAYEQLERNIEQFAVLGDHIRNPLQVIVGIASMIEHPMAEEILRHSYQIDEIIKKLDCGWVESENVRQYLRRREQIDL